One window from the genome of Metabacillus flavus encodes:
- a CDS encoding HNH endonuclease has protein sequence MEFPKLDPVKRSREFNTYDASIRSRVVFEYLFKSKTHRWIDEHIIGLNPIESRGYQAMGILHHIGLKDKHKGIFEGYNIKEAINRLRGQANDFQMVIESLEQFDSNGVQQRSLETTIEIDIDAEQSEEEEYHKDGASTYYYGKRYERNPYNRAKAIEIHGLNCAVCGFNFEKVYGERGKDFIEIHHIEPLSTVREEVIINPATDLVPVCSNCHRMIHRRKDKVLNIDQLREKMRR, from the coding sequence ATGGAATTTCCAAAACTAGACCCAGTGAAACGTTCTAGAGAGTTTAATACATATGATGCTTCAATTAGAAGCAGAGTGGTTTTTGAGTATCTATTTAAATCAAAGACCCATCGTTGGATAGATGAACACATAATTGGCTTAAACCCAATTGAAAGCCGTGGGTATCAAGCGATGGGCATTCTCCACCATATAGGACTGAAGGACAAGCACAAAGGGATATTTGAGGGGTATAACATTAAAGAAGCAATAAACAGATTGAGAGGGCAAGCGAACGACTTTCAAATGGTAATAGAAAGCCTAGAACAGTTTGACAGTAATGGAGTTCAGCAAAGAAGCTTAGAAACGACTATTGAGATTGACATAGACGCAGAGCAATCAGAAGAGGAAGAATATCATAAAGATGGGGCTTCTACTTACTATTACGGTAAACGTTATGAGAGAAATCCATATAATCGAGCAAAGGCGATTGAAATTCATGGACTGAATTGTGCGGTATGCGGGTTCAACTTTGAAAAGGTATATGGAGAACGAGGCAAAGACTTCATAGAGATACATCATATAGAGCCATTAAGCACGGTGAGAGAAGAAGTTATTATCAATCCTGCTACAGACCTTGTCCCTGTTTGTTCGAACTGCCATAGGATGATTCACAGAAGAAAAGATAAGGTGTTGAACATAGACCAACTAAGAGAAAAAATGCGTAGATGA
- a CDS encoding recombinase family protein: MKYGYARVSSYSQELEVQLQALKAEGCPEIYSEKFTGTKKDRPQFSILLEKLEEGDTLVVTKLDRFARSTSDAIETIKMLFHKGVKVHVLNMGLIENTPHGRLAFSVLSSFAEFERDMIFERTQEGKAIARQRPDYREGRPNKFSKKQVQHALELLKTRSYKQVEEVTGISKSTLIRAKKKSELEKETVK, translated from the coding sequence ATGAAATATGGGTATGCACGTGTCAGTAGTTACTCTCAAGAACTGGAGGTTCAATTGCAAGCTCTTAAAGCTGAAGGTTGCCCAGAAATATATTCCGAGAAGTTTACAGGGACAAAAAAGGATAGACCACAATTCAGTATTTTGTTAGAAAAATTGGAAGAAGGGGATACTCTTGTTGTGACGAAGCTTGATAGATTTGCTCGTTCCACTTCTGATGCTATAGAAACTATCAAAATGCTCTTCCATAAGGGGGTTAAAGTACACGTCCTTAATATGGGTCTGATTGAAAACACACCGCATGGTAGATTAGCTTTCAGTGTTTTGAGTTCATTCGCTGAGTTCGAAAGAGACATGATATTCGAACGAACACAAGAAGGTAAAGCCATTGCTAGGCAACGTCCTGATTATCGAGAAGGTAGACCAAATAAGTTCAGCAAGAAGCAGGTCCAACACGCTCTAGAATTATTGAAAACACGTTCATACAAGCAAGTCGAAGAGGTTACAGGTATATCCAAAAGCACTTTAATAAGAGCAAAAAAGAAAAGTGAACTAGAAAAAGAGACAGTTAAATGA
- a CDS encoding very short patch repair endonuclease has translation MRQKLPTTEQRSKIMSKIRGKGTKLEEKVTKALWWRGIRFRKNVKGLRGTPDIAIKKYKIVIFIDSCFWHACEIHGNRPKKNVDFWNKKLDRNIERDMEVSEYYHKKEWHILRVWEHELKKDTFPETIERIYDFIRDAQIKET, from the coding sequence ATGAGGCAAAAACTTCCAACGACTGAACAAAGAAGTAAAATCATGAGTAAAATTAGAGGTAAAGGAACGAAACTAGAGGAAAAGGTTACCAAAGCACTTTGGTGGAGAGGAATTAGATTTCGTAAAAATGTTAAAGGGCTACGTGGTACTCCAGATATTGCAATTAAAAAGTATAAAATAGTTATCTTTATTGACTCCTGCTTTTGGCATGCCTGTGAAATACACGGTAATCGTCCTAAGAAGAACGTTGATTTCTGGAACAAAAAATTAGATAGGAATATTGAGAGAGACATGGAGGTTTCTGAATATTATCATAAAAAAGAATGGCATATTCTCAGAGTGTGGGAACATGAACTTAAAAAAGATACTTTTCCAGAGACCATTGAAAGAATATATGATTTTATTAGAGATGCACAAATCAAAGAGACTTAA
- a CDS encoding BglII/BstYI family type II restriction endonuclease, with product MKYKLYSYRHGLQNLETDPEFTETWKEITNAITNISDEMLIDLHQSKYIQSNKSISKAINKLLSLQLSHMQWKTESYIFKENKYKNKAWRLDFAKESISLEVAFNHSGTIAWNLMKPVIAGELNHVQKAVQTKIGVIICATNELRDLGGFDNAIGTYEKYIDHLIPLRSQLSVPLVIVGLEKPESFYIEKYKISKTETRGRIRYYDEVTGLV from the coding sequence TTGAAGTACAAATTATATTCATACCGCCATGGTCTTCAAAATCTGGAAACAGACCCAGAGTTTACAGAAACTTGGAAAGAAATTACGAATGCAATAACTAACATTAGTGATGAAATGCTAATAGACCTACATCAAAGTAAATATATTCAATCAAATAAAAGTATATCAAAAGCAATAAACAAACTGCTCAGCTTACAATTGTCCCATATGCAATGGAAAACTGAAAGTTATATTTTTAAAGAGAATAAATATAAAAACAAGGCTTGGCGTCTTGATTTCGCTAAAGAAAGTATCTCTCTTGAAGTTGCTTTCAATCATAGTGGAACAATCGCATGGAATCTAATGAAACCTGTAATAGCTGGAGAACTAAATCATGTTCAAAAAGCTGTTCAGACAAAAATAGGAGTAATTATATGCGCCACTAACGAATTGAGAGACTTAGGTGGCTTCGATAACGCTATCGGTACTTATGAAAAGTACATTGACCATCTAATCCCATTACGTAGCCAATTATCTGTACCACTTGTTATTGTAGGGCTTGAGAAGCCTGAAAGTTTCTACATCGAGAAGTATAAGATTAGTAAAACCGAAACAAGAGGAAGAATTAGATACTATGATGAAGTTACAGGTCTTGTTTAA
- a CDS encoding tyrosine-type recombinase/integrase, which yields MALNRKKRKQVGELMSSKKYPILPLQEALNIVIAGKKAEGIRERTVTDYIKTWGYFTEWMLNNYENVQTIDQITTEMIRNYVNYLKYDAVRYTGHKFIDSSKQSIGLKETTINIRLRVYRSMFNHLEREELIEVNPMDKVRQLKQDIDLTNCLSDTDVKAILQQPNQRNYVGFRDFVAINLLLDSGLRISELVNLKAADIDFSTRFITLNGVHNKNRRPRIVPISAYVMKLILHLITENEKHFRVDRIFLSTYGEPLAANQLNKRLKYHAEQAGVEKKKVTAHVYRHTWAKNMILNGCDAFTLQKMGGWTDIRTMRRYIQMDISDMRSRHDEFSPINNLRKRKGGV from the coding sequence TTGGCTTTGAATCGGAAAAAAAGAAAACAAGTTGGGGAGCTGATGAGCTCAAAGAAATACCCGATATTGCCTCTTCAGGAAGCATTAAACATAGTTATTGCTGGTAAGAAGGCGGAAGGTATTCGAGAGAGAACCGTTACAGATTACATCAAAACTTGGGGGTACTTCACCGAATGGATGTTGAACAATTATGAAAACGTTCAGACTATTGACCAGATTACGACGGAAATGATTCGTAACTATGTGAACTATTTAAAATACGATGCCGTACGTTACACGGGTCACAAGTTTATTGATTCCAGCAAACAATCCATTGGATTAAAGGAAACTACGATTAACATTCGATTGCGTGTTTACCGTTCCATGTTCAATCATTTGGAGAGAGAAGAATTAATTGAAGTGAATCCAATGGATAAGGTGAGACAACTCAAACAAGATATTGATTTAACAAATTGCCTCTCGGATACTGATGTAAAGGCTATACTTCAACAGCCTAATCAACGAAATTATGTAGGTTTCAGAGATTTTGTCGCCATTAACTTATTGTTAGATAGTGGATTGAGAATCAGTGAACTCGTGAACTTGAAAGCAGCTGACATCGATTTTTCTACCAGATTCATCACACTAAATGGTGTTCATAATAAAAACAGAAGACCCAGAATTGTACCTATTTCAGCATATGTAATGAAGTTGATTCTCCATTTAATAACGGAAAACGAAAAACATTTTAGGGTTGATAGGATTTTCTTATCCACTTACGGTGAACCTCTTGCAGCTAACCAACTAAATAAAAGATTGAAGTATCATGCGGAACAAGCTGGAGTCGAAAAGAAGAAAGTTACAGCCCATGTGTACAGGCATACATGGGCGAAGAACATGATTCTCAACGGTTGTGACGCATTCACATTGCAAAAGATGGGTGGTTGGACAGATATCCGAACTATGCGAAGGTATATACAGATGGACATATCGGATATGCGGTCAAGACATGATGAGTTCTCACCCATAAACAATCTTAGAAAAAGAAAGGGTGGAGTCTAA
- a CDS encoding HesB/IscA family protein: MAEIITITEAASFQIKDMMKEHEEENAFLRVGIKGGGCSGLSYGMGFDHEKQEGDVELEFFGIPVLIDKESAPALKGTVIDFKQSMMGGGFTIDNPNAIASCGCGSSFVTATNKGTPEEC, translated from the coding sequence ATGGCTGAGATTATTACAATTACAGAAGCAGCATCCTTTCAAATAAAAGACATGATGAAAGAACACGAAGAAGAAAATGCCTTCCTCCGCGTTGGAATCAAAGGCGGAGGCTGCAGCGGACTCTCCTACGGAATGGGATTTGACCACGAAAAACAAGAAGGCGACGTCGAACTCGAATTCTTCGGCATCCCTGTCCTAATCGATAAAGAAAGTGCACCTGCTTTAAAAGGCACCGTGATCGACTTCAAACAATCCATGATGGGCGGCGGCTTTACCATCGACAATCCTAATGCGATTGCCTCATGCGGCTGCGGGTCATCGTTTGTGACGGCGACGAATAAGGGTACACCGGAAGAGTGCTGA
- the dapF gene encoding diaminopimelate epimerase — protein METFQFTKMHGLGNNYIYVNMFEENLNEADLPRLAREVANPYTGIGSDGMILICPSEQAPVKMRIFNNDGSEALNCGNGLRCVAKYAYEHQLVSETVFKIETLSGLVEAKIHLSHNQVQAVTVDMGKPRLQKKDIPMDGVPEETVIAENMLFQGETYEITALSMGNPHIIFYIDDIQKAPLTTLGPSVEKDPRFHDGINVEFIEVVNQNELNFRVWERGSGITQACGTGACAAAVASVLNGKSPRGEDIIVHLAGGDLIINWTEQGNVLMTGPAEVIAEGTYHIR, from the coding sequence ATGGAGACCTTTCAATTTACCAAAATGCATGGACTCGGCAACAATTATATTTATGTCAACATGTTCGAAGAAAACCTAAATGAAGCGGATCTGCCCAGGCTTGCAAGAGAGGTTGCCAATCCCTACACGGGAATAGGATCCGATGGAATGATCCTCATTTGTCCATCCGAACAGGCTCCAGTCAAAATGCGTATATTCAATAATGACGGCTCGGAGGCCTTGAACTGCGGAAACGGATTAAGATGCGTCGCAAAGTACGCCTATGAACATCAGCTTGTATCTGAAACTGTCTTCAAAATTGAAACACTATCCGGTTTAGTAGAAGCCAAGATTCATTTAAGCCATAATCAGGTTCAAGCAGTAACCGTGGATATGGGAAAACCAAGACTTCAAAAAAAAGACATTCCAATGGATGGAGTCCCTGAAGAGACGGTAATAGCGGAAAACATGCTCTTCCAAGGAGAAACTTATGAGATAACCGCACTATCAATGGGAAATCCACATATTATTTTTTATATAGATGATATTCAAAAAGCCCCACTAACCACACTGGGCCCATCCGTTGAAAAAGATCCGAGATTCCATGACGGAATCAACGTCGAATTTATCGAAGTAGTGAACCAAAACGAACTGAATTTTCGGGTATGGGAAAGAGGATCCGGCATCACACAGGCATGCGGAACAGGAGCATGCGCCGCTGCCGTCGCATCCGTATTAAATGGAAAATCCCCAAGAGGAGAAGACATCATCGTCCACCTGGCAGGCGGAGATCTCATCATTAATTGGACCGAACAAGGAAATGTCCTAATGACCGGCCCCGCAGAAGTCATCGCTGAAGGCACGTACCATATCCGCTAG
- a CDS encoding DUF2225 domain-containing protein, giving the protein MEIAHLYDKNTTCVLCNTSFKTKKLRSSFIRIEFNDSDFYSKYRLESCNPLLYYVTVCPNCGFSFSEEFSPHLSVPARKHLTEQVWNHWTNNDYCQERSMQGALSAYKLAIYCAELKQEKHSVKAGLHHRLAWLYRSAGNEDQEMRFLELALEEYIRSYMKEDYAGTKMTEMKVLYLIGELSRRIGKETQAVRYFSRIIENQSQTLEKGLVEMAKDRWQEMRDARALVQ; this is encoded by the coding sequence ATGGAAATTGCTCATTTATATGACAAAAATACTACTTGCGTTCTTTGCAATACTTCCTTCAAGACTAAAAAGCTCCGTTCCTCATTCATCCGCATTGAGTTCAATGATTCGGATTTTTACTCTAAATACAGATTAGAGAGCTGCAATCCGCTCCTTTACTATGTAACGGTGTGCCCGAATTGCGGGTTCTCTTTTTCTGAAGAATTTTCTCCTCATTTATCCGTCCCAGCCAGAAAGCATTTAACTGAGCAAGTATGGAATCACTGGACAAATAATGATTATTGCCAGGAAAGGTCGATGCAGGGTGCCCTTTCGGCTTATAAGCTTGCGATTTACTGCGCAGAACTTAAACAGGAAAAACACTCGGTAAAAGCGGGTTTGCATCACCGTTTGGCCTGGCTGTACCGTTCAGCGGGCAATGAGGATCAGGAGATGCGTTTTTTGGAGCTTGCTCTTGAGGAGTACATCCGATCTTATATGAAGGAAGATTATGCGGGAACGAAAATGACCGAAATGAAAGTGCTCTATTTAATTGGTGAATTGAGCAGACGAATCGGAAAGGAAACTCAAGCGGTAAGGTACTTTTCCCGAATAATTGAAAATCAGAGTCAGACTCTTGAAAAGGGTCTGGTTGAAATGGCTAAGGACCGATGGCAGGAAATGAGAGATGCGAGAGCTCTTGTTCAGTAG
- a CDS encoding YuzB family protein encodes MKPIIEFCISNLANGSQRALETLEKDPNLDIVEYGCLGYCGKCFESMYALVNGEAVTGENPDQLVENIYQHLEENPMF; translated from the coding sequence ATGAAGCCGATAATTGAATTTTGCATAAGCAATCTGGCAAACGGATCACAGCGGGCACTTGAAACGCTCGAAAAGGATCCCAACTTGGATATCGTGGAATACGGCTGCCTTGGATACTGCGGCAAATGCTTCGAATCCATGTATGCTCTTGTAAACGGTGAGGCCGTAACTGGCGAAAACCCGGACCAGCTCGTTGAAAACATCTATCAGCATCTGGAAGAGAATCCGATGTTCTAA
- a CDS encoding NAD(P)/FAD-dependent oxidoreductase, with product MKNLVILGGGYGGMRILQRLLPNNLPNDVQITLVDRNPYHCLKTEYYALAAGTISDHHIRVDFPEHENLTHKYGEVASINRKEKEIVFTNGETLGYDDLVVGLGCEDKYHAVPGAQEYSYSIQTIDQSRKTYREVNDLPAGAIVSIVGAGLSGVELASELRESRKDLKIKLFDRGATILSMFPERLSRYVQGWFEDHGVEIINGANITKVEPNIVYNHNEPVHSDVIVWTAGIQPSKIVRELDVEKDTQGRVVLTPQHYIPNDKSVFVVGDCASLPYAPSAQLAEAQAEQIVVVLLKRWKNEPEPESFPQFKLKGILGSLGKKHGFGLLNEKPLMGRVPRLLKSGILWMYKFHRG from the coding sequence ATGAAAAATCTAGTAATTCTTGGCGGCGGGTATGGGGGAATGAGAATTCTTCAAAGACTGCTTCCAAATAACCTTCCAAATGATGTTCAGATCACCCTGGTTGATAGAAATCCCTATCACTGCCTGAAAACGGAATACTACGCGCTGGCAGCCGGAACGATTTCTGATCACCACATCCGGGTGGATTTTCCAGAGCATGAAAATCTGACTCATAAGTATGGGGAAGTCGCTTCTATTAACCGGAAAGAAAAAGAAATTGTGTTCACAAATGGAGAAACGCTTGGCTATGATGATCTTGTAGTGGGTCTTGGCTGTGAAGATAAGTATCATGCCGTCCCTGGAGCACAGGAATATTCATACAGCATTCAGACGATTGATCAGTCCCGTAAGACGTATCGGGAGGTCAATGACCTGCCTGCAGGTGCAATCGTTTCCATAGTGGGAGCAGGTTTAAGCGGAGTTGAATTGGCAAGTGAACTGCGAGAGAGCCGTAAAGATTTAAAAATCAAACTTTTTGACCGCGGGGCAACGATCCTTTCAATGTTCCCGGAAAGACTTAGCCGCTATGTACAGGGCTGGTTTGAGGATCATGGGGTTGAAATTATTAATGGTGCAAACATTACAAAGGTTGAGCCGAATATCGTTTACAATCACAATGAACCCGTTCATAGTGATGTGATCGTTTGGACGGCCGGGATTCAGCCGAGTAAAATTGTTCGTGAATTGGATGTTGAAAAGGATACGCAAGGCCGTGTCGTGTTAACTCCGCAGCATTATATTCCGAATGATAAGAGCGTATTTGTCGTTGGAGATTGCGCTTCTCTGCCTTATGCTCCAAGCGCCCAGCTTGCAGAAGCGCAGGCTGAACAAATTGTTGTTGTTTTACTGAAACGGTGGAAAAACGAACCGGAACCTGAATCATTCCCGCAATTTAAGCTTAAAGGCATTTTAGGATCGCTCGGTAAAAAGCATGGCTTTGGATTGCTCAATGAAAAGCCGCTTATGGGCCGGGTTCCGCGCTTGCTTAAATCAGGGATTTTGTGGATGTACAAGTTTCATAGAGGGTAA
- a CDS encoding GNAT family N-acetyltransferase → MSIPVIKEYADEFQNETAELILAIQQHEYQVAITKEEQPDLLNIKEFYQAGNGNFWVAVYEREVVGTISLLDIGSQQLALRKMFVKKEFRGPIFQTASLLLNTALKWAKDKSISAIFLGTAPQFKAAHRFYEKNGFISIKLEQLPASFPVLQVDKKFCTYLV, encoded by the coding sequence GTGAGCATTCCGGTTATAAAAGAATACGCAGATGAGTTTCAGAATGAAACAGCAGAGTTAATCCTAGCGATTCAACAGCACGAATACCAAGTTGCCATTACAAAGGAAGAGCAGCCTGATTTACTTAATATCAAAGAATTTTACCAGGCAGGTAATGGGAACTTTTGGGTAGCTGTTTATGAAAGAGAAGTAGTCGGTACGATTAGCCTGCTGGATATAGGCAGCCAGCAATTGGCATTAAGGAAGATGTTTGTGAAGAAAGAATTCAGAGGGCCAATCTTTCAAACAGCAAGTCTATTGCTGAATACTGCTTTAAAATGGGCCAAAGATAAATCAATATCAGCAATATTTCTTGGAACAGCACCACAGTTTAAAGCTGCTCATAGATTTTACGAGAAAAATGGATTTATCAGTATAAAGCTTGAGCAATTGCCGGCAAGTTTTCCTGTGTTACAGGTGGACAAGAAGTTCTGTACCTATTTGGTATAG